From Pseudomonas vanderleydeniana, the proteins below share one genomic window:
- a CDS encoding DUF721 domain-containing protein, protein MAFRPLPARAPAVLLREAKPLKAIFGHAQRLAHLQRLLETQLQPAAREHCHVASWREGTLLLIVTDGHWATRLRYQQKRLQRQLQAFDVFSGLIRILFKVQPPTVQQGASGHTLDLSANAAQTIQETAEGISDPKLRAALERLASHARPKS, encoded by the coding sequence ATGGCATTTCGCCCTCTCCCGGCCCGGGCACCCGCCGTCCTGCTTCGCGAAGCCAAGCCGCTGAAGGCGATTTTCGGCCACGCCCAGCGCCTGGCCCACCTGCAACGACTGCTGGAAACCCAACTGCAGCCGGCTGCCCGCGAGCACTGCCACGTGGCTTCGTGGCGCGAGGGCACGCTGCTGCTGATCGTCACCGACGGGCACTGGGCGACCCGCCTGCGCTACCAGCAAAAGCGCCTGCAACGACAACTGCAGGCCTTCGATGTGTTCAGCGGCCTGATCCGCATCCTGTTCAAGGTGCAACCGCCGACCGTCCAGCAGGGGGCGAGTGGCCATACCCTGGACCTGTCCGCCAATGCGGCGCAAACCATCCAGGAAACGGCCGAGGGCATCAGCGACCCGAAACTGCGCGCCGCCCTCGAACGCCTGGCCAGCCACGCCCGTCCCAAGAGCTGA
- a CDS encoding Nudix family hydrolase — protein sequence MKRVHVAAAVIRGNDGRILIARRADSQHQGGLWEFPGGKVEEGEAVRVALARELQEELGIVVTEARPLIKVQHDYPDKQVLLDVWEVSAFTGEPHGAEGQPLAWVTARELPSYEFPAANQPIVAAARLPGEYLITPDGLETPQLLQGIQKAIAGGIKLVQLRAPNGFDPKYRDLAVDAVGLCAGKAQLMLKGPFEWLGDFPSAGWHITAAQLRKYAAAGRPLPKERRLAASCHDAEELALAEQMGVDFVTLSPVQPTQTHPDAQPLGWEQAGQLITGFNRPVYLLGGVGPADVSRAWDTGAQGVAGIRAFWPQ from the coding sequence GTGAAACGCGTACATGTGGCTGCGGCCGTTATCCGAGGCAATGATGGGCGGATCCTGATCGCCCGCCGTGCCGACTCCCAGCACCAGGGCGGCCTGTGGGAATTCCCCGGCGGCAAGGTCGAGGAGGGCGAAGCGGTCCGGGTGGCCCTGGCCCGTGAGCTGCAGGAAGAGCTGGGGATCGTGGTCACCGAAGCTCGTCCATTGATCAAGGTGCAGCATGACTACCCGGACAAGCAGGTATTGCTGGATGTCTGGGAGGTCTCGGCCTTCACCGGCGAACCGCATGGTGCCGAGGGCCAACCCCTGGCCTGGGTGACGGCACGGGAACTGCCGAGCTACGAGTTTCCGGCGGCCAACCAGCCGATCGTCGCGGCTGCGCGCTTGCCGGGCGAGTACCTGATCACTCCGGATGGGTTGGAGACCCCGCAGTTGTTGCAGGGTATCCAGAAGGCGATTGCCGGTGGCATCAAGCTGGTCCAGCTGCGGGCACCGAATGGTTTCGATCCCAAGTACCGCGACCTGGCGGTCGATGCGGTCGGATTGTGTGCTGGCAAGGCGCAACTGATGCTCAAGGGCCCGTTCGAATGGCTGGGGGACTTCCCTTCGGCCGGTTGGCACATCACCGCGGCACAACTGCGCAAGTACGCTGCTGCCGGACGGCCGCTGCCCAAGGAGCGCCGGCTGGCTGCGTCCTGCCATGACGCCGAGGAGTTGGCATTGGCCGAGCAGATGGGGGTGGATTTCGTCACCTTGTCGCCGGTGCAGCCAACCCAGACCCACCCGGATGCACAGCCGCTCGGCTGGGAGCAGGCCGGGCAGTTGATTACCGGTTTCAACAGACCGGTGTATCTGCTGGGCGGGGTTGGACCTGCTGATGTTTCGCGAGCCTGGGACACCGGGGCCCAGGGTGTAGCGGGTATTCGGGCGTTCTGGCCGCAGTAA
- the purU gene encoding formyltetrahydrofolate deformylase: MRTFRLVIACPDRVGIVAKVSNFLASYNGWITEASHHSDNQSGWFFMRHEIRADSLPFGLEAFREAFAPIAEEFSMTWRITDTEQKKRVVLMASRESHCLADLLHRWHSDELDCDIACVISNHDDLRSMVEWHGIPYYHVPVNPQDKTPAFAEVSRLVKHHEADVVVLARYMQILPPQLCQEYAHQVINIHHSFLPSFVGAKPYHQASMRGVKLIGATCHYVTEELDAGPIIEQDVVRVSHSDSIEDMVRFGRDVEKMVLARGLRYHLEDRVLVHGNKTVVF; encoded by the coding sequence ATGCGCACTTTCCGGCTGGTGATCGCTTGCCCCGACCGCGTTGGCATCGTTGCCAAAGTCAGTAATTTCCTGGCGTCCTACAACGGCTGGATCACCGAGGCGAGCCATCATTCTGATAACCAGAGCGGCTGGTTCTTCATGCGTCACGAAATTCGTGCCGACAGCCTGCCGTTCGGCCTGGAGGCCTTCCGCGAAGCCTTTGCTCCGATCGCCGAAGAGTTTTCGATGACCTGGCGCATCACCGACACCGAGCAGAAGAAGCGCGTGGTGTTGATGGCCAGTCGCGAATCCCACTGCCTGGCCGACCTGCTGCACCGCTGGCACAGTGATGAGCTGGACTGCGATATCGCCTGTGTGATTTCCAACCACGACGACCTGCGCAGCATGGTCGAATGGCATGGCATTCCCTATTACCACGTACCGGTGAACCCGCAGGACAAGACCCCGGCATTCGCCGAAGTCTCGCGCCTGGTCAAGCATCACGAGGCCGACGTGGTGGTGCTGGCGCGCTACATGCAGATCCTGCCGCCACAGCTGTGCCAGGAATATGCACACCAGGTGATCAACATCCACCACAGCTTCCTGCCGTCGTTCGTCGGCGCCAAGCCTTACCACCAGGCCTCCATGCGCGGGGTGAAGCTGATCGGCGCGACCTGCCACTACGTGACCGAAGAGCTGGATGCCGGCCCGATCATCGAACAGGACGTGGTCCGCGTCAGCCACAGTGATAGCATCGAAGACATGGTGCGTTTCGGTCGTGACGTCGAGAAGATGGTGCTGGCCCGCGGCCTGCGTTACCACCTGGAAGATCGCGTGCTGGTGCACGGCAACAAGACCGTGGTGTTCTGA
- the secA gene encoding preprotein translocase subunit SecA yields the protein MFAPLLKKLFGSKNEREVKRMLKTVQIVNAFEEQMVALSDEQLRAKTGEFKARIAQGETLDKILPEAFAVAREAGKRVMGMRHFDVQLIGGMTLHEGKIAEMRTGEGKTLVATLGVYLNALSGKGVHVVTVNDYLARRDANWMRPLYEFLGLTVGVVTPFQPPEEKRAAYAADITYGTNNEFGFDYLRDNMAFSVEEKFQRELNFAVIDEVDSILIDEARTPLIISGQAEDSSRLYTEINKLIPRLTQHVEEVEGVVTKEGHFTIDEKTRQVELNEAGHQYIEEMLTQVGLLAEGESLYSAHNLGLLTHVYAGLRAHKLFNRNVEYIVQDGQVVLVDEHTGRTMPGRRLSEGLHQAIEAKENLNIQAESQTLAATTFQNYFRLYTKLSGMTGTADTEAFEFHQIYGLSVMVIPPNKPLARKDYNDLVFLTADEKYAAIIADIEESLKQGRPVLVGTATIETSEHMSNLLKQKGIEHKVLNAKFHEKEAEIIAQAGRPGALTIATNMAGRGTDILLGGNWEVEVASLENPTPEQIAQIKADWQKRHQQVLESGGLQVIASERHESRRIDNQLRGRAGRQGDAGSSRFYLSLEDSLMRIFASDRVKNFMKALGMQPGEAIEHRMVTNAIEKAQRKVEGRNFDIRKQLLEFDDVNNEQRKVIYHMRNTLLAADNIGETIADFRQDVLNATVSAHIPPQSLPEQWDVAGLESAIESDFGVKLPIQQWLDEDDHLYEETLREKLLNELLAAYNEKEEQASAEALRTFEKQIVLRVLDDLWKDHLSTMDHLRHGIHLRGYAQKNPKQEYKRESFTLFSELLDSIKRDSIRVLSHVQVRREDPAEEEARLRREAEALAQRMQFQHAEAPGLEAETEQQGEEVDVALATAPVRNEQKLGRNELCYCGSGKKYKHCHGQIN from the coding sequence ATGTTTGCGCCTTTGTTAAAGAAACTTTTTGGAAGCAAGAACGAGCGTGAAGTCAAGCGCATGCTCAAGACGGTACAGATCGTCAATGCCTTCGAAGAGCAAATGGTGGCCCTTTCGGACGAGCAGCTACGCGCCAAGACCGGAGAGTTCAAGGCTCGCATAGCCCAAGGTGAAACCCTCGACAAGATCCTGCCGGAAGCTTTCGCCGTCGCCCGCGAAGCCGGCAAGCGTGTCATGGGCATGCGCCACTTCGACGTGCAGTTGATCGGCGGCATGACCTTGCACGAAGGCAAGATTGCCGAAATGCGTACCGGTGAAGGCAAGACCCTGGTGGCAACCCTGGGCGTCTACCTCAACGCGCTGTCCGGCAAGGGCGTGCACGTGGTGACGGTGAACGACTACCTGGCCCGCCGTGACGCCAACTGGATGCGTCCGCTGTATGAGTTCCTCGGCCTGACGGTCGGTGTGGTCACGCCGTTCCAGCCGCCGGAAGAGAAGCGCGCTGCCTACGCTGCCGACATCACCTACGGCACCAACAACGAATTCGGTTTCGACTACCTGCGCGACAACATGGCGTTCAGCGTGGAAGAGAAGTTCCAGCGCGAGCTGAACTTCGCCGTGATCGACGAAGTCGACTCCATCCTGATCGACGAAGCCCGTACCCCGCTGATCATCTCCGGCCAGGCCGAAGACAGTTCGCGCCTGTACACCGAGATCAACAAGCTGATCCCGCGCCTGACCCAGCACGTCGAGGAAGTCGAGGGCGTGGTGACCAAAGAGGGTCACTTCACCATCGACGAGAAGACCCGCCAGGTCGAGCTGAACGAGGCCGGTCACCAATACATCGAGGAGATGCTCACCCAGGTCGGCCTGCTGGCCGAAGGCGAGAGCCTCTACTCGGCGCACAACCTCGGCCTGCTGACGCACGTCTATGCCGGCCTGCGTGCGCACAAGCTGTTCAACCGCAACGTCGAGTACATCGTGCAGGACGGCCAGGTGGTCCTGGTCGACGAGCATACCGGCCGTACCATGCCGGGCCGTCGCCTGTCCGAGGGCCTGCACCAGGCCATCGAGGCCAAGGAAAACCTGAATATCCAGGCCGAAAGCCAGACTCTGGCCGCGACCACCTTCCAGAACTACTTCCGTCTCTACACCAAGCTGTCCGGCATGACCGGTACCGCCGATACCGAGGCGTTCGAGTTCCACCAGATCTATGGTCTGTCGGTGATGGTCATCCCGCCGAACAAGCCATTGGCGCGCAAGGACTACAACGACCTGGTGTTCCTGACCGCCGACGAGAAGTACGCGGCGATCATTGCTGACATCGAGGAGTCCCTCAAGCAGGGCCGTCCGGTGCTGGTGGGTACCGCGACCATCGAGACCTCCGAGCACATGTCCAACCTGCTCAAGCAGAAGGGCATCGAGCACAAGGTCCTGAACGCCAAGTTCCACGAGAAGGAAGCGGAAATCATCGCCCAGGCCGGTCGTCCGGGGGCGCTGACCATCGCCACCAACATGGCCGGTCGTGGTACCGACATCCTGCTGGGCGGTAACTGGGAAGTCGAAGTCGCCTCCCTGGAGAACCCGACGCCGGAGCAGATCGCGCAGATCAAGGCCGATTGGCAGAAGCGCCACCAGCAAGTGCTGGAGTCGGGAGGCCTGCAGGTGATCGCTTCCGAGCGTCACGAATCGCGTCGTATCGACAACCAGCTGCGTGGTCGTGCCGGTCGCCAGGGCGACGCCGGTTCCAGCCGTTTCTACCTGTCCCTGGAAGACAGCCTGATGCGTATCTTCGCCTCCGACCGGGTGAAGAACTTCATGAAGGCCCTGGGCATGCAGCCGGGCGAGGCGATCGAGCACCGCATGGTGACCAACGCCATCGAGAAGGCCCAGCGCAAGGTCGAAGGCCGTAACTTCGATATCCGCAAGCAACTGCTCGAGTTCGATGACGTCAACAACGAACAGCGTAAAGTGATCTATCACATGCGCAACACGTTGCTGGCCGCCGACAATATCGGTGAAACCATTGCCGACTTCCGCCAGGACGTGCTCAACGCCACCGTCAGCGCCCATATTCCTCCACAGTCGCTGCCGGAGCAGTGGGATGTGGCGGGTCTGGAATCGGCTATCGAGAGCGATTTCGGCGTGAAGCTGCCGATCCAGCAGTGGCTCGACGAAGACGATCACCTCTACGAGGAAACCCTGCGCGAGAAGCTGCTCAACGAGCTGCTGGCGGCCTACAACGAGAAGGAAGAGCAGGCCAGCGCCGAAGCCCTGCGCACCTTCGAGAAGCAGATTGTCCTGCGCGTGCTGGATGACCTGTGGAAAGACCACCTGTCGACCATGGACCACCTGCGTCACGGTATTCACCTGCGTGGCTATGCGCAGAAGAACCCGAAGCAGGAGTACAAGCGCGAGTCGTTCACCCTGTTCTCCGAACTGCTGGATTCGATCAAGCGCGATTCGATCCGCGTGCTGTCCCACGTCCAGGTGCGTCGCGAAGACCCGGCCGAAGAGGAAGCCCGCCTGCGTCGCGAAGCCGAGGCCCTGGCCCAGCGCATGCAGTTCCAGCACGCCGAGGCCCCAGGCCTGGAAGCGGAAACCGAGCAGCAGGGTGAAGAGGTCGATGTCGCCCTGGCCACCGCACCGGTACGCAACGAACAGAAGCTGGGTCGCAACGAACTGTGCTACTGCGGTTCGGGCAAGAAGTACAAGCACTGTCACGGCCAGATCAACTAA
- a CDS encoding cob(I)yrinic acid a,c-diamide adenosyltransferase, translating into MGFRLSKIYTRTGDTGETGLGDGRRVPKDHPRIEAIGEVDSLNSQLGLLLAGLAELVVIHPELEEVIEVLSPCQHRLFDLGGELAMPEYQALDKSEIERLESVIDRWNEELGPLENFILPGGSMLIAQAHVCRSQARSAERRCQQLNALEPLGGVGLAYINRLSDLFFVAARLIARREKIAEILWEAAKKPISH; encoded by the coding sequence ATGGGTTTTCGCCTGTCGAAGATTTACACAAGGACCGGTGACACCGGCGAAACCGGGCTGGGCGACGGTCGTCGCGTGCCCAAGGACCATCCACGGATCGAGGCCATCGGCGAGGTCGACAGCCTCAATAGCCAGCTCGGGCTGCTCCTGGCCGGATTGGCGGAACTGGTAGTGATCCACCCGGAGCTGGAAGAAGTGATCGAAGTGCTTTCGCCTTGCCAGCATCGGCTGTTCGACCTCGGCGGCGAGCTGGCGATGCCGGAGTACCAGGCACTGGATAAAAGCGAGATTGAGCGGCTTGAGAGCGTGATCGACCGCTGGAACGAGGAGCTCGGCCCTCTGGAGAACTTCATCCTGCCGGGCGGCTCGATGCTGATTGCCCAGGCCCATGTCTGTCGCAGCCAGGCACGCAGCGCCGAACGTCGCTGCCAGCAGCTCAATGCCCTGGAGCCGCTCGGCGGGGTAGGACTGGCCTACATCAACCGGCTATCGGATCTGTTTTTCGTGGCGGCCAGGCTGATTGCCCGGCGCGAGAAGATTGCCGAAATACTGTGGGAAGCGGCCAAGAAGCCAATCTCCCACTGA
- the argJ gene encoding bifunctional glutamate N-acetyltransferase/amino-acid acetyltransferase ArgJ: MAVGLGPLPTLHPVAGFELGIASAGIKRPGRKDVVVMRCAEGSTVAGVFTLNAFCAAPVILAKQRVQGPVRYLLTNTGNANAGTGEPGLAAAARTCAKLAELAGVDANAVLPYSTGVIGEPLPVEKIEGALQAALDDLSVDNWAAAATGIMTTDTLPKGASRQFQHDGVTVTVTGISKGAGMIRPNMATMLGYIATDAKVSREVLQNLMLDGANKSFNRITIDGDTSTNDCCMLIATGQANLPEITEASGPLFAALKQAVFEVCMEVAQAIVRDGEGATKFVTVEVNGGGTHQECLDVGYTVAHSPLIKTALFASDPNWGRILAAVGRAGVPNLDVSKIDVFLGEVCIASRGARAATYTEEQGAAVMSREEITIRIELGRGDCSETIWTTDLSHEYVKINAEYRT; this comes from the coding sequence ATGGCTGTTGGTCTTGGTCCTTTGCCAACGTTGCACCCGGTTGCCGGTTTTGAACTCGGTATCGCCTCGGCCGGAATCAAGCGCCCCGGGCGCAAGGATGTGGTAGTGATGCGTTGCGCCGAGGGCTCCACGGTGGCCGGCGTGTTCACCCTGAACGCCTTCTGCGCGGCGCCGGTGATTCTGGCCAAGCAGCGTGTGCAGGGCCCGGTCCGTTACCTGCTGACCAACACCGGCAATGCCAACGCCGGTACCGGCGAACCAGGCCTGGCCGCTGCCGCGCGCACCTGCGCCAAGCTGGCCGAGCTGGCGGGCGTCGATGCCAATGCCGTGTTGCCATACTCCACTGGCGTGATCGGTGAGCCGCTGCCGGTCGAGAAGATCGAAGGTGCATTGCAGGCTGCCCTGGACGACCTGTCCGTGGACAACTGGGCTGCCGCGGCTACCGGGATCATGACCACCGACACCTTGCCCAAGGGCGCCAGCCGCCAGTTCCAGCACGACGGCGTGACCGTCACCGTCACTGGCATCAGCAAGGGCGCCGGGATGATTCGGCCGAACATGGCGACCATGCTCGGCTACATCGCCACCGACGCCAAGGTTTCCCGCGAAGTGCTGCAGAACCTGATGCTCGACGGTGCCAACAAGTCGTTCAACCGCATCACCATCGATGGCGATACCTCGACCAACGACTGCTGCATGCTGATCGCCACCGGCCAGGCCAACCTGCCGGAAATCACCGAAGCCAGCGGCCCGCTGTTCGCTGCGCTGAAGCAGGCGGTATTCGAAGTCTGCATGGAAGTGGCCCAGGCCATCGTGCGCGACGGTGAAGGCGCGACCAAGTTCGTCACCGTTGAAGTCAACGGCGGCGGCACGCACCAGGAATGCCTGGATGTTGGCTACACCGTGGCCCACTCGCCGCTGATCAAGACCGCACTGTTCGCTTCCGACCCGAACTGGGGCCGTATCCTGGCCGCGGTCGGCCGTGCCGGCGTGCCGAACCTGGACGTGAGCAAGATCGACGTGTTCCTGGGCGAGGTGTGCATCGCCAGCCGTGGTGCCCGTGCTGCAACCTACACCGAGGAGCAGGGTGCGGCGGTGATGTCTCGTGAAGAGATCACCATCCGTATCGAACTGGGGCGTGGCGATTGCAGCGAAACCATCTGGACCACCGATCTGTCCCACGAATACGTGAAGATCAACGCGGAATACCGTACGTAA
- a CDS encoding methyl-accepting chemotaxis protein: protein MLNSDEQASRTNSVAAAINQLGAAAQEIARNAAQASHQASDARGLAEDGQQVVERSIKAMHQLSDMLATSSGNIESLNSKTVNIGQILEVITSISQQTNLLALNAAIEAARAGEAGRGFAVVADEVRNLAHRTQESAQQVQTMIEELQVGARESVGTMSHSQRHSQESVEIANLAGERLNSVTQRIGEIDGMNQSVATATEEQTSVVESINMDITEINTLNQEGVENLQSTLRACSDLEQQAARLKQLVGSFRI from the coding sequence ATGCTCAACAGCGACGAGCAGGCCAGCCGCACCAACAGCGTCGCCGCGGCCATCAACCAGTTGGGCGCCGCCGCCCAGGAGATCGCCCGCAATGCCGCCCAGGCCTCGCACCAGGCCAGTGATGCGCGCGGCCTGGCCGAAGACGGCCAGCAGGTGGTGGAGCGCAGCATCAAGGCCATGCATCAATTGTCGGACATGCTCGCCACGTCAAGCGGCAACATCGAATCGCTCAACAGCAAGACGGTGAATATCGGACAGATTCTCGAAGTGATCACCAGCATTTCCCAGCAGACCAACCTGCTGGCGCTCAACGCGGCGATCGAGGCGGCACGGGCTGGTGAGGCCGGGCGCGGCTTCGCGGTGGTGGCGGACGAGGTACGCAACCTGGCCCATCGCACCCAGGAGTCGGCGCAGCAGGTCCAGACCATGATCGAGGAGTTGCAGGTCGGCGCCCGGGAATCGGTCGGCACCATGAGCCATAGCCAGCGCCACAGCCAGGAAAGCGTGGAAATCGCCAATCTGGCCGGTGAACGCCTGAACAGCGTCACCCAGCGCATCGGCGAAATCGATGGCATGAACCAGTCCGTCGCCACGGCGACCGAGGAGCAGACCTCGGTGGTCGAGTCGATCAACATGGACATCACCGAGATCAACACCCTCAATCAGGAAGGCGTGGAAAACCTGCAGTCCACCTTGCGGGCCTGTTCCGACCTGGAACAGCAGGCCGCCCGATTGAAGCAACTGGTCGGCAGCTTCAGGATCTGA
- the mvaT gene encoding histone-like nucleoid-structuring protein MvaT, with protein MSLINKYRATEEAIKELQAQMAAMEKDGALKKEMEFEEQLRALLAKYGKSLRDCQLILDPHAKEKAPRGAAVKTTGTKRARKVKQYKNPHNGEVIETKGGNHKTLKEWKAKWGGDVVESWATLLG; from the coding sequence ATGTCCCTGATCAACAAATATCGCGCCACGGAAGAAGCTATCAAAGAACTGCAAGCCCAGATGGCTGCGATGGAAAAAGACGGCGCGCTGAAAAAGGAAATGGAATTCGAAGAGCAACTGCGTGCCCTGCTGGCCAAGTACGGCAAGTCGCTGCGTGACTGCCAACTGATCCTCGACCCGCACGCCAAGGAAAAAGCCCCACGTGGCGCCGCGGTAAAAACTACCGGCACCAAGCGTGCGCGCAAGGTCAAGCAGTACAAGAACCCGCACAACGGTGAAGTCATCGAAACCAAAGGTGGCAACCACAAGACTCTGAAAGAGTGGAAAGCCAAGTGGGGTGGTGACGTGGTTGAAAGCTGGGCCACTCTGCTGGGCTAA